A region from the Vicia villosa cultivar HV-30 ecotype Madison, WI linkage group LG3, Vvil1.0, whole genome shotgun sequence genome encodes:
- the LOC131661833 gene encoding pentatricopeptide repeat-containing protein At1g77360, mitochondrial-like, giving the protein MNVNRKRSYHSISSPSPSVPILQNTTTLSPLPLPPLGNTKSLFEIISTNPSLTVEKSLEDSRLDVTPQDVEQVLKLSYRFPAQAVKFFRWSGHRINHNHTPYAWNLVIDILGKNRLFDAMWDAVKSMRREGLLSRSTFASIFASYVNAGRIADAVTTFEVMDGYGCVRDVVSLNSLLSAVCSSGRVVEACDYLQIGKKLVRPDSDTYAILMEGLESDGNVVGAKETFAEMVIEIGWDPVNVPAYDSFLCTVIKGPDGIRDAVKFFDSMRDRRCYPGVRFFRVALDECVRFHDVRRAEFFWDVMLGKTALQPTTAMYNSMIALYCYHDDIDAAMKMLDGMVYKGAFPDALTYNLLFRFLIKGRKTREASRMFVEMLKNECLPDQLNCDAAVRLYLDKGDPVMAIKIWKCLVENYREDLEGTANLLVVGLRDNDRVPEAVKYAEHIIAIGIKLTSSTLSKLRQSLVKERKEFVYDELIAKWKAAY; this is encoded by the coding sequence atgaaCGTTAACCGAAAGAGAAGCTACCATTCAATTTCATCTCCTTCACCATCAGTTCCAATCCTTCAAAACACCACAACTCTCTCTCCACTACCATTACCACCACTCGGCAATACCAAATCCCTCTTTGAAATCATCTCCACAAACCCTTCCCTTACCGTCGAAAAATCTCTCGAAGATTCCCGCCTCGATGTCACACCACAAGACGTCGAACAAGTCCTCAAGCTCTCCTACCGCTTCCCCGCCCAGGCCGTCAAATTCTTCCGCTGGTCCGGCCACCGCATCAACCACAACCACACTCCCTACGCGTGGAACCTCGTGATCGATATTTTAGGTAAAAACCGTTTGTTCGATGCAATGTGGGACGCGGTTAAATCTATGCGGAGAGAAGGTTTGCTTTCGCGGTCGACGTTTGCGTCGATTTTCGCTAGCTATGTTAATGCGGGGAGAATTGCTGATGCTGTGACGACTTTTGAGGTTATGGATGGGTATGGCTGTGTGAGGGATGTTGTTTCGTTGAATTCGTTGTTGAGTGCTGTTTGTAGTAGCGGTAGGGTTGTTGAGGCTTGTGATTATTTGCAGATTGGGAAGAAGCTTGTGAGGCCGGATTCGGATACGTATGCGATTTTGATGGAGGGTTTGGAGAGTGATGGGAATGTTGTTGGTGCTAAAGAGACTTTTGCTGAGATGGTTATTGAGATTGGTTGGGATCCGGTTAATGTTCCGGCTTATGATTCGTTTCTTTGTACTGTGATTAAGGGGCCGGATGGGATTCGTGATGCTGTTAAGTTTTTTGATTCGATGAGAGATAGGAGGTGTTATCCGGGGGTTAGGTTTTTTAGAGTTGCGCTTGATGAGTGTGTTAGGTTTCATGATGTAAGGAGGGCGGAGTTTTTTTGGGATGTTATGTTGGGGAAAACCGCGTTGCAGCCTACGACTGCTATGTATAATTCGATGATTGCTTTGTATTGTTATCATGATGATATTGATGCTGCTATGAAGATGCTTGATGGAATGGTTTATAAGGGGGCTTTTCCTGATGCCCTTACTTATAATTTGTTGTTTAGGTTTTTGATTAAAGGGAGGAAAACAAGGGAGGCGTCGAGGATGTTTGTTGAGATGCTGAAGAATGAGTGTCTTCCTGATCAGCTTAACTGTGATGCGGCGGTCAGGCTTTATTTGGATAAGGGGGATCCTGTTATGGCTATAAAAATTTGGAAGTGTTTGGTTGAGAATTACCGTGAGGATTTAGAGGGTACTGCTAATCTGCTGGTTGTAGGGCTTCGAGATAATGATAGGGTCCCTGAAGCAGTTAAGTATGCCGAGCATATTATTGCTATTGGAATCAAGTTAACTTCTTCTACATTGTCAAAGCTGAGACAAAGCCTtgtcaaagaaagaaaagaatttgtGTATGATGAACTTATAGCAAAGTGGAAAGCGGCCTATTAG